In Akkermansia muciniphila ATCC BAA-835, the genomic stretch GTGGGCGGACCATGGGATGAACTGGTTCATTTCATCAAAGCGGACAATGGCTCCGGCCATCAATATCTGGGGAATCAGAAGCAGAGGCACCATGTTAAGCGCCGCCCTCTCCGTCCTGGCGAAGACGGAAACCAGCAGGGACAGGCTCACGCCGACAAAGGCCGTCAGGGTCATCGTCCCCAGGTAAATCAGGAACATTTCATGGATTTCCAGAATGGAGTTCCCCACCCAAAGAAACAGGGCGGACTGCACGGCGGAAAGCCCCGTCAACACCAGCGCCTTTGCCAGCACATAACCGGTCACAAACACCTTGGCATTGCTCTCCCTCTTGAGCAGGGCACGGTCCTTGAGCACTTCGCTGGCCGCCCCGGTCAGGCCGAAGAACATGGCCACAATGGTCGCCAGGAACAGGTAGGAAGGGATGTGGAGGGCCGTGGCAAACGTATATTCCGGGCTGGAAGAGGCGCGCAGGGTCATGGAAATCAGCAGGGCCAGCACCGGCCCTTCCAGCAGCATGGTGTACAGCCCCATACGGCTCCGCACGCGCCCCAGGAAGGTGCGCACGGCCCAGATGCGGAAAAGCCGCCAGAGCTGTATGACGCTGCGCCTGGGGGCGGGGGGAAATTCCAGCGTGCCTTCATACAGCGTTCTGGGGGCGCCCCCTTCATGATGATGCCCCATCACGTTGCGGAACCGGTAGCCTTCAAAGCGCTCCTGCCACAGGCGGGGGTGCTGCCGCCTGCGGCGGTCGTGCCAGGAGAGGGGGGCTTCCAGCACCTCAAACACGTAGTCCGCGCCTCCGGCCGTTCGAGCCTCCTCGGATACGTCAATAGCCATGTCCGCTGCCGCCTTCCGGAAATACCGCATCATGCCCGGCACGTCCCCCCAGTAAGCCATCTGGCCGCCGTGGTCCAGCACCAGTACTTTGTGGAACTGGTTCAGAATAGCCGTGCTGGGCCGGTGCATGGTGGCGATTACCATTTTGTCGCGGCTCATGTTCTGCATGGTCTGCATGACCAGCTTGGCATCTGACGTGGACAGGCCGCTGATAGGTTCGTCCAGCAGGAAAACATCCGCAATGCCCGCCAGGTCAAGCCCCAGGTTCAGGCGTGTGCGCTCCCCGTCGGAAATGGTGCGGGCGTTCATCTCACCCACGCGGCGGGAGGCGATGTGCGTCAGGCCCAGAAATTTCAAAATAGCGTTCACGCGCCTGACGCGTTCCGACCGGCTCAGCCGCGGACGGCGTATCATGGTGGCCTGAGAGATGTGTTCGGAAACGCTCATGGCCGCATCCAGAATATCTTCCCGGGGAATGAAGGCAATGTAGGGCCGGATAAGATCCGGGGCGCTGTACAGAAGCTGGTTGTTGTAACGGATGCAGCCCCGGGTGGGCGGCAGCTGGCCGGCCAACATGGAGAGCAGCGTGCTTTTCCCGGATCCGCTGGGCCCCAGGATGCACACCATTTCCCCGCGTTTCACGGTCAGGTCAATATTGTCCAGCACGCGCCCGGAGCGCAGGAATTCCTTGGTCACTCCTTCCACGCTGAGGGTTCTGATCGCATGGTATTCTTCATCCAGCACCCCGGCGGAAAAACGGCAGCGCAGCGCGTGGTAGGCATTCAGGTGCACCACGTCCCCATCCCTCAGGGAAACCCTTCCCCGAACAGGCCGGCCATTGAGCAGCAGAGGCATGGAGGCCTCCACCACTTCCAGCCAGCCGGAATTGGTGGCGCTGGAAAAAGAAACCTCCAGCACCGCTCCGGGGGCCAGCCCGGGAGTCAGCAGCATGTCTCCCTTGCGCGCCTTTTCCGGCAGGTTGGTCACCCGCAGTTTGCGGTTTCCGGGATCCAGGCGGAAACGGCGCCCGATGTCCGACATGGAATTCTGCACCTCTCCCATGGAGAAAGGCCCTTCCCCGTCCAGCGTGAAGGAGGAGTAATAAGCCATGCGCACGCTTTCACCGGGGTACAGCCGTCTCCCGTCAACCGCGAATTCCACTTCCGGCCTCAGCACCTCCACCTCGCACGCCAGCCCCATGTTCACGCGCACCTCGCTGGCGCGGGAACGCACCCGGCTGATTTGCAGGGAGCCGCCGTCCAGGGAAATATAGCATACTTCCTGCTTGCCTGAACGCTTGCAGTCCAGAAAAAACGCGAAGTCTTCAAAACTCAGCGGACCGGACGGCAGCAGCACCACCTGCCCGTTGGTCAGCGGCATCACCCCGCCGGGCTGCAAATGGCGCCCGCGCACCACAATGGGGCGGGTGCCGTCATTCACCACCAGCACCAGGCGGGAACACCGGATCAGGCGGAAGGAAATGCCCTTGTCCTGCTCCGGAAGGGATACCTCCGCACCGATGCCGGAGGAAAAACCGACGCTGTACGCCGGTTCCTGGGCTTCCACGTCCGGCGTCATCAGCAGCTGCCTCAGGTGGTTTGCCGTGCCCGGCAGTTCCAGACCGTACGTCACCTGGTCAAACAGCTCCCCTGTCATGCGGGAATCTCCCGTATTGATCAGCAGGGAAAGCACTTCCAGAGCTATCGCCATGCGTTCCGTCTCATCCCTGCCGGAAGCTGCGGAGGCCAGGACATCCGCAACCGTCAGGCTGGCCCTCATGGACCGCTCAAAACGGTTGGAAAGCCAGCGGTGCTCCACTTCCGGGAAAGTATAGCGCAGAATATCCAGAGCGGCGTCCGCATCACGGGCGCTCAAATGGCGGCGTCCGCTTAAAATAGTGGCAAACAAGTCCACCAGCGTTCCGGCATGCACCTTCATGGAGCCGTCGTCACGGCGCAGCCACGGCACGTAGGCGCCCAGCGCCCTGACCAGATTCAGCCTCCAGTGAATCAGCTTGGAAGGAATGTCAAAAAACCATTGGATCATGCCCGGAAACGCGTTGCCGGAACAGTAGTACAGGGATTCCCGCCCCATCTCAAGCGCAACCGGAATTTCACGGAGAAATGACAATATTTTCTACAGCTTTATCTTGCAATAGCTCCGGAGGAAGTATAGTTCTGTCCAATGTTCATGCTTTCCGCGTGAAAGCTAGCCAAATACATCAACATTATCACAACATGGATATTTTAGTTTCTACTCTTTGTGACTTCGCCGCCGACTACCAGGGCAAGCTCTGCATCCAGGGCGGCTTTGACTCCCTGGTCGCCCGCCAGTTCCCGGTCGTGCATCCCGTCTGCGCCGTTGCTCTGCGCATCTGCCTCACTCCTGAAGACGAAGGCACGCACGAACTGGGCCTGAGCATCGTTGATGCCGACGGCACGCCGCTGGACAAGGAACGCATGCCCATCAAGATCAATTTCCCGGTTCCCGCTTTCCCGGAAGGAGCCTCTTTCTTCACCCGCAACCTGATCATGAACTTCCAGGGCCTGCGTTTTGAAAAACCGGGCAACTACTCCATCGACCTGACGGTTGACGGCGAACTCGCCTCCCGCGTACCCTTCCGCGTAGTGCAGGTGCAGGAAGAAGCCGCCCAGGCCTAAGAAACCATCCCCTCTTCCATCAAACCGCCTCCCGTTCATCCGGCAGGCGGTTTTTTATTGGAGCGGCCGTCCGCCCGGAAGTGCGGAACAGGCCGGCCCCGGTTCCATGCACCTGAAAACCTCTGCGCCTGGCCCCGGCCTAAAAAAGGGAGACCGGCTTTTTGCGTCCTCCTTCCCCCTTTTTCATTGCGGTTCCGCACCGGATTGACCATGATACGGGCTGCTCCAACCCGCCATGCACACCGCACGCCTCCAATACGACAGGATTATCATTACGGGCGCATCATCCGGCTTCGGGGAAGCGTTTGCCGGAACGCTGGCCCCCCATACGGCGGAATTGGTGCTCATCGCCCGGAATGAAGCCGCCCTGCGCCAGCTTGCCGCCGCCCTGGAAAAACACCATTCAGGCCTTCATGCCTCCGTCCTTCCCTGCGACCTGGCGGACGAAGCCTCCCTGAATATGCTCATTTCCCGCCTGGACAGCCTTCCTCCGGGAAGAACCCTTCTGATTAACAACGCCGGTGCCGGTGATTACGGAGATTTCTCGGACGGCCGCTGGGAAAAAATTCGTTTTCTACTGCGCCTGAACGTGGAAAGCCTCACCCGCCTGTGCCATGCGCTGGTCCCCTCCATGAAGAGGAACGGAGGAGATATCATCAACCTCAGCTCCCTGGGAGCCCTCCTGCCCATTCCGGATTTTGCCGTTTATGCGGCCACCAAGGCTTATGTTTCCAGCCTGTCGGAAGCGCTGCGGCTGGAACTGCGCGAACACGGCATACGCGTGCTGGTCGTCTGCCCGGGCCCGGTTTCCACGGGTTTCGGAAAAGCGGCGCGCCGCCCCGGCTTTACCGGAAACATGATGCCGGGGCGCAACGCTTTTGACACGTCCGTTGAAACCGTCGTGAAAGACAGCCTCCGTGCCCTGGCCCGCGGACGCGCCCGGGTCTTTCCCGGCATGAAAATACGACTGGCCGCCATACTGCTGGCCGCCGCCCCTCTGGGGCTGATACGCCTTTTCATGGGCAGGCGCCCCCGGAAAGTCCTGCCGGCATCCAATGATTCTCCTTCTTCAGCATCATGAAAGCGCACCGCCGCAGAATACCCCGCCTCACCTGGTTCAAGCTCGCAGTCTGCATCTGCCTGGCAGCCATGGCAGCCTCCCTGTTCACGCCGTACCCCGCCCAGATCATACGCGCCCTGAAAGGGGCGCCGGAACAGGCACCGCCGGATTCCGGAACCTGTCCGCCCCAGAAATCCCCCCCCGCGGAACAACCCGGGCAGGAAGAACAGCCAATAACCGCTGCACCATCCGCCTCCGGAAAGGAACCCGGGGATGAACGGCTGTACACTCCATGGACGCCGGAGCGC encodes the following:
- a CDS encoding SDR family NAD(P)-dependent oxidoreductase; this encodes MHTARLQYDRIIITGASSGFGEAFAGTLAPHTAELVLIARNEAALRQLAAALEKHHSGLHASVLPCDLADEASLNMLISRLDSLPPGRTLLINNAGAGDYGDFSDGRWEKIRFLLRLNVESLTRLCHALVPSMKRNGGDIINLSSLGALLPIPDFAVYAATKAYVSSLSEALRLELREHGIRVLVVCPGPVSTGFGKAARRPGFTGNMMPGRNAFDTSVETVVKDSLRALARGRARVFPGMKIRLAAILLAAAPLGLIRLFMGRRPRKVLPASNDSPSSAS
- a CDS encoding DUF6941 family protein, translated to MDILVSTLCDFAADYQGKLCIQGGFDSLVARQFPVVHPVCAVALRICLTPEDEGTHELGLSIVDADGTPLDKERMPIKINFPVPAFPEGASFFTRNLIMNFQGLRFEKPGNYSIDLTVDGELASRVPFRVVQVQEEAAQA
- a CDS encoding ATP-binding cassette domain-containing protein; the encoded protein is MIQWFFDIPSKLIHWRLNLVRALGAYVPWLRRDDGSMKVHAGTLVDLFATILSGRRHLSARDADAALDILRYTFPEVEHRWLSNRFERSMRASLTVADVLASAASGRDETERMAIALEVLSLLINTGDSRMTGELFDQVTYGLELPGTANHLRQLLMTPDVEAQEPAYSVGFSSGIGAEVSLPEQDKGISFRLIRCSRLVLVVNDGTRPIVVRGRHLQPGGVMPLTNGQVVLLPSGPLSFEDFAFFLDCKRSGKQEVCYISLDGGSLQISRVRSRASEVRVNMGLACEVEVLRPEVEFAVDGRRLYPGESVRMAYYSSFTLDGEGPFSMGEVQNSMSDIGRRFRLDPGNRKLRVTNLPEKARKGDMLLTPGLAPGAVLEVSFSSATNSGWLEVVEASMPLLLNGRPVRGRVSLRDGDVVHLNAYHALRCRFSAGVLDEEYHAIRTLSVEGVTKEFLRSGRVLDNIDLTVKRGEMVCILGPSGSGKSTLLSMLAGQLPPTRGCIRYNNQLLYSAPDLIRPYIAFIPREDILDAAMSVSEHISQATMIRRPRLSRSERVRRVNAILKFLGLTHIASRRVGEMNARTISDGERTRLNLGLDLAGIADVFLLDEPISGLSTSDAKLVMQTMQNMSRDKMVIATMHRPSTAILNQFHKVLVLDHGGQMAYWGDVPGMMRYFRKAAADMAIDVSEEARTAGGADYVFEVLEAPLSWHDRRRRQHPRLWQERFEGYRFRNVMGHHHEGGAPRTLYEGTLEFPPAPRRSVIQLWRLFRIWAVRTFLGRVRSRMGLYTMLLEGPVLALLISMTLRASSSPEYTFATALHIPSYLFLATIVAMFFGLTGAASEVLKDRALLKRESNAKVFVTGYVLAKALVLTGLSAVQSALFLWVGNSILEIHEMFLIYLGTMTLTAFVGVSLSLLVSVFARTERAALNMVPLLLIPQILMAGAIVRFDEMNQFIPWSAHRTDEHGRLKPGRVPLVAEFCPLRYSFETMVVDQASKNVWERERETIQEKVDDLKERPHLDDREFEEFKLLKMALLHIAAIGAEGPEQAKAAVRQVRRAALGGSEKSYRRTIAELELLGKDRPSVKSFYVNDRVVMLDESAEIQRVSRDALDRPEIFLARRQPLPWGGSGLSPGDSGYSADDGTVPTPWKDSLFLFLMGAAPLLVTGRVLKRRLEKAG